From Deltaproteobacteria bacterium, the proteins below share one genomic window:
- a CDS encoding DUF393 domain-containing protein, with amino-acid sequence MKPVTGSDFTTIVFFDGYCGVCNATIDFLMSRDRERVLRFAPLQGETARRYLNEAECSDLETVVVVRVDGPTPIKLKMSTAILYTLSLLPQPWKMISQLGMLIPSPLRDLCYQWVAKNRFKIMGKKDICRLPTKEEAAQFLP; translated from the coding sequence ATCAAACCTGTCACCGGTAGCGACTTTACCACAATCGTTTTCTTTGATGGCTATTGCGGAGTTTGCAACGCGACCATCGATTTTTTAATGTCTCGTGACCGAGAACGGGTACTTCGATTTGCTCCCCTTCAAGGCGAAACCGCGAGGCGCTATCTGAACGAAGCAGAGTGCAGCGATCTCGAAACGGTGGTCGTGGTCCGAGTCGATGGGCCTACACCTATTAAATTGAAAATGAGCACAGCGATTTTGTATACACTTTCCCTCTTACCACAGCCTTGGAAGATGATTTCACAGCTTGGAATGCTGATTCCAAGTCCGCTTCGCGATCTATGTTACCAGTGGGTAGCGAAGAATCGTTTTAAAATAATGGGAAAGAAAGATATCTGCCGCCTACCAACGAAGGAAGAAGCAGCTCAGTTTCTTCCTTAA
- a CDS encoding exopolysaccharide biosynthesis protein produces the protein MKHDPLADAMVRLKGLASSNPSLSLSGLIQAVDKEGPAFAAALLTLPFLQPIPLFGLSTPAGLTIALSGIGIFLQKPVYLPKRLGVVQLKSETVLKMSEFLLAFQQKINPYIKNDSFVQSQFSLRFLGAFIAIHGVLLALPLPIPFSNAMPAWMCFLGALSVLFSSRRLFWLATTMVVLNVVFWLSLVAAAIWGLPSLVEIFSN, from the coding sequence ATGAAACACGATCCACTCGCTGACGCTATGGTGCGCTTAAAGGGGCTAGCGTCCAGCAATCCTTCGCTTTCGCTCAGCGGCCTGATCCAAGCCGTGGACAAAGAGGGACCCGCATTTGCCGCGGCGCTTCTTACGCTTCCTTTTTTGCAACCGATCCCGTTGTTTGGCCTTTCAACGCCGGCCGGTCTGACCATCGCTTTATCCGGAATCGGAATTTTTCTGCAAAAGCCCGTCTATCTCCCGAAACGCCTTGGCGTGGTCCAATTGAAATCGGAAACAGTTTTAAAAATGTCAGAGTTTCTGCTGGCATTCCAGCAGAAGATCAATCCCTACATTAAAAATGATAGCTTCGTTCAATCGCAGTTTAGCCTTCGCTTTCTAGGTGCCTTTATCGCGATTCACGGCGTGCTATTGGCGCTCCCGTTGCCAATTCCCTTTTCGAACGCAATGCCGGCATGGATGTGCTTTCTCGGGGCACTATCAGTTTTATTTTCAAGTCGTCGGCTTTTCTGGCTTGCCACCACAATGGTCGTGTTGAACGTCGTCTTTTGGCTTAGCCTCGTAGCTGCCGCAATTTGGGGATTGCCATCCCTTGTCGAGATTTTTTCAAACTAG
- a CDS encoding TolC family protein — protein sequence MFKFANVMIGFRVYSFGLFSVSAVLLSQKAGAVALSPQEIVDLALKQAPAVKQAELAAQAAEGAAEKSRGSYDLVWRLTPTYTYSEAQNLSGTSNPVDKTFTLDTSLAKMFSTGTAVSLEFNRISQESELSTFTSSLRRPTAASDVLTLSIRQALWRNILGESDRATLSSAEAAMTIARLGREEQLETAILESLSFFWNAYVAETQLKENSAARAKYEELVKAVRRKAGFNLSSPGELPRLEAEFEAVDSRVKISSKEFLAALDTLRTNLQLDPKEPITFKASATDKKDIPDIPKLKEVTTEALRPLIIARLTKENAERTQTVALQSAKPKLDLLASARTTGVDQGSEMAFSKMTSATNPTYVIGLELEVPLDSALFRGSRAEASAKYKIAEIDFKLASDRLRDNLVNAERTAQAFRDSALSSIEIVAKRERVVREFEASYRQGRTPLVELIRAFNELFDAQLNRARSVGNYMIALNQWAAIRDELVKGETR from the coding sequence TTGTTCAAGTTCGCTAACGTGATGATCGGCTTTAGAGTTTACAGTTTCGGTTTATTCTCGGTGTCAGCGGTTTTATTGTCGCAAAAGGCCGGTGCAGTCGCGCTTTCGCCTCAGGAAATTGTTGATTTGGCACTGAAGCAAGCACCCGCGGTTAAGCAGGCCGAACTTGCGGCCCAGGCAGCGGAAGGCGCCGCCGAAAAATCTAGGGGAAGCTATGATCTTGTTTGGCGTTTAACGCCAACTTACACCTACAGTGAAGCGCAAAACCTGTCTGGAACTTCGAACCCCGTCGACAAAACTTTCACGTTAGATACTTCGCTTGCGAAGATGTTTTCGACAGGGACTGCGGTCAGCTTAGAGTTCAATCGCATCTCCCAGGAATCTGAACTCAGCACGTTTACTTCGTCATTGCGACGACCGACGGCAGCTTCAGATGTTTTAACGCTTTCCATTCGCCAAGCTCTTTGGAGAAATATTCTTGGTGAATCCGATCGCGCTACTTTGAGCTCGGCTGAGGCCGCCATGACAATCGCACGGCTTGGTCGTGAAGAGCAGCTTGAGACCGCGATTCTAGAATCACTATCTTTTTTCTGGAATGCGTATGTTGCAGAGACGCAGTTGAAAGAAAATTCAGCTGCTCGAGCAAAGTATGAGGAGCTTGTAAAAGCCGTACGCCGAAAAGCGGGATTCAATCTTTCGAGTCCGGGAGAACTTCCGCGTTTAGAGGCGGAGTTCGAAGCAGTCGATTCTCGCGTAAAGATCTCATCGAAAGAGTTTTTAGCGGCACTGGATACTTTGAGGACTAATTTGCAATTGGACCCAAAAGAGCCAATTACGTTCAAAGCGTCTGCCACGGATAAAAAAGATATCCCGGATATTCCGAAATTAAAGGAAGTGACGACGGAAGCACTTCGTCCTTTGATCATTGCTCGTCTAACTAAAGAAAATGCCGAGCGAACACAAACAGTCGCGCTTCAATCTGCGAAACCGAAACTTGATTTACTTGCAAGTGCTCGTACAACCGGAGTCGATCAGGGTAGCGAGATGGCGTTTTCGAAAATGACGTCAGCGACTAACCCAACATACGTGATTGGGCTTGAGTTGGAAGTTCCGCTCGACTCGGCGCTTTTTCGCGGAAGCCGTGCGGAAGCTAGCGCGAAATATAAAATTGCCGAAATAGATTTTAAACTCGCTAGCGATCGCTTACGCGATAATTTGGTTAATGCCGAGCGAACGGCGCAAGCTTTTCGCGACAGTGCTCTTTCTTCAATTGAGATAGTCGCAAAGCGCGAACGAGTTGTTCGCGAGTTCGAAGCGAGCTACCGACAGGGTCGAACGCCGCTCGTGGAGCTTATTCGCGCTTTCAATGAACTTTTCGATGCGCAACTCAATCGCGCGCGATCTGTTGGAAATTATATGATTGCACTGAATCAGTGGGCTGCCATTCGCGATGAACTCGTAAAAGGAGAAACCCGATGA